A stretch of the Carassius carassius chromosome 50, fCarCar2.1, whole genome shotgun sequence genome encodes the following:
- the LOC132133042 gene encoding tight junction protein ZO-1-like isoform X7, giving the protein MVNYQKYITVMQLALGVSAINRKRSLPPRKHMWVFPKHDMDKYGPAVYYPKIHDFIATPENISLLDESEGSVHGKPSLRRVKGRIHRSKSLDSINLLDSNSAAMDETVIWEQHTVSLHRAPGFGFGIAISGGRDNPHFQSGETSIVISDVLKGGPAEGLLQENDRVVMVNAVSMDNVDHAYAVQQLRKSGKNAKITIRRKKKVQVPMGRPGERETMSEHEEDDDSYEDEIYEAQSGPSAYSGGGATGRRSGRGDRLGGRRDRDRERSGSRERSLSPHSDRHSVSSNLPPRPAKVTLVKSRKNQAEYGLRLASHIFVKDISPESLAARDGSIQEGDVVLKINGTVTENLSLIDAKKLIERSKGKLKMVVHRDERATLLNIPDVDDSIPSANASDRDDISDIHSVASDHSDRPYERKRSSRSRSPDRRSEPSDHFRHSPPQISNGRAAGPTSQRTRPVHRSRDEDRISKAGPLPLPAKMVEEMTKEQTSAREEKQLPPLPEPKPVYAQPGQPDVDLPVSPADAPVPSVTHDDSILRPSMKLVKFKKGESVGLRLAGGNDVGIFVAGVLEDSPAAKEGLEEGDQILRVNNVDFANIIREEAVLFLLDLPKGEEVTILAQKKKDVYRRIVESDVGDSFYIRTHFEYEKESPYGLSFNKGEVFRVVDTLYNGKLGSWLAIRIGKNHQEVERGIIPNKNRAEQLSSVQYTLPKTPGGDRADFWRFRGLRSSKRNLRKSRDDLSAQPVQTKFPAYERVVLREAGFLRPVVIFGPIADVAREKLSREESDVFELAKSEPRDAGTDQRSSGIIRLHTIKQIIDREKHAVLDITPNAVDRLNYAQWYPIVVFLNPDSKQGVKNMRTRLCPESRKSARKLYERALKLRKNNHHLFTTTINLNNMNDGWYGALKETIQQQQNQLVWVSEGKADGAPDDDLDIHDDRLSYLSAPGSEYSMYSTDSRHTSDYEDTDTEGGAYTDQELDETMNDEVGLPSEPAITRSSEPVREDLPVIQDAAGYPRYQHTVPQLESVNSIDPAGFKMAAPQQQAEAALASSPPPSAEAAAPPAVQPTAPLAGTDPEEPSVTPKADSLNSPVPVPDPQPEPELTQPPTHDPHHLLPPGPDPKMYKKDLYSMDEPARVNHSVKPPPPQQPLAPPTSLSYSHQPVYQDQQPYRQYEHPPYGYDGGGYAQPKPHNYDPHLHYDNRVSHYNKQKPPYDQQQTSSHPPPVSGYPQAHQPLPPPQLGYDRRSPYEDGPTRDFSPPQSQYDGVSPMSYDNRLRHAKPTLARYEEPPPPPPSVSYDTGPSFESNPHGFPGNVHCSPDPPKKYYGDAAIRALYNPGAPNRMYKPAPHEPVMNSEPPASPPKPEPVLSSGDPPHPAAPKPLPPPPRDDDNDEDPAMKPQSVLNRVKLFENKRSVSVDRAKDTSEVAGIRPTDLPKPVSTPGPVLKANSLSNLEQEKPSYRAPELQKAQPRVGDDVVRSNHYEPDEEYYRKQLSYFDRRSFDNKALNQPNTAINRFHEPPKPPQPQIAYPFARTESVDKVSPVDKRYEPLPPINPSPAPYSQPTHAAPATSLPRLSNIQVNSLPDPHSSPKAKPDPSTLRAPTRDDPIQTSYQPPKTSVNGTDAPPKTLGVPTSYNRYVPKPYTRSARPFERKFESPKFNHNLLPNDTQSKPSLNNNLKPQISPQPQETDSGVDTFTRTMENKPKNQHNNINTLPKPVPISPSALDDEDEEDEGHTVVATARGIFNCNGGVLSSIETGVSIIIPQGAIPDSVEQEIYFKVCRDNSILPPLDKEKGETLLSPLVMCGPHGLKFLKPVELRLPHCDPKCWQNKCLPGDPNYLVGANCVSVLIDHF; this is encoded by the exons AGTGCAGCAATGGATGAGACAGTAATATGGGAACAGCACACTGTATCTCTACACAGG GCTCCAGGGTTTGGCTTCGGGATCGCTATCTCAGGCGGGAGGGATAACCCTCACTTTCAGAGCGGGGAGACATCCATCGTCATATCTGATGTGTTGAAAGGAGGCCCAGCCGAGGGCCTGCTGCA GGAGAATGACAGAGTGGTGATGGTTAACGCCGTCTCCATGGATAACGTGGATCACGCATATGCAGTGCAACAACTTCGGAAAAGTGGGAAGAATGCAAAAATA ACCATCAGGAGAAAGAAGAAGGTGCAGGTACCCATGGGGCGCCCGGGTGAACGCGAGACCATGTCAGAGCATGAAGAGGACGACGACAGCTACGAAGACGAGATCTACGAGGCACAGAGCGGGCCCAGTGCCTACAGCGGGGGCGGAGCCACGGGCCGGAGGAGTGGCAGGGGTGACCGGCTGGGCGGGAGGAGGGACCGAGACCGAGAGCGCAGTGGCTCCAGAGAGAGGAGTCTGTCCCCACACTCGGACCGCCACTCTGTGTCCTCCAACCTCCCCCCACGCCCAGCCAAAGTCACCCTCGTCAAGTCCCGCAAAAATCAAG CAGAATACGGGCTTCGCCTGGCCAGCCACATCTTCGTTAAGGACATTTCCCCCGAGAGCCTGGCAGCCCGAGACGGAAGCATACAGGAGGGAGACGTAGTGCTCAAG ATTAATGGCACGGTGACTGAGAATCTGTCTCTGATCGATGCTAAGAAACTAATCGAGAGGTCAAAGGGCAAGCTGAAGATGGTGGTGCATAGAGACGAGAGGGCGACCCTGCTCAATATCCCAGACGTGGATGACAGCATACCTTCAGCTAATGCCTCTGACAGAGATG ATATTTCAGACATCCACTCTGTGGCGTCCGATCATTCCGACCGACCCTACGAGCGGAAGAGGAGCAGCCGCTCTCGTTCTCCGGACCGCCGCTCCGAGCCCTCGGACCACTTTAGACACTCTCCACCACAGATCAGCAATGGCAG GGCCGCAGGGCCGACGTCTCAGAGAACCCGGCCAGT TCACCGAAGCCGTGATGAAGACAGGATCTCAAAGGCTGGGCCGCTTCCTCTGCCTGCTAAGATGGTGGAGGAGATGACGAAAGAGCAGACATCAGCCAGAGAAGAGAAACAGCTCCCCCCTCTACCAG AGCCCAAGCCTGTGTACGCTCAACCCGGCCAGCCTGATGTGGACCTGCCAGTCAGTCCGGCAGACGCCCCAGTGCCCAGCGTCACACATGATGACAGCATCTTACG GCCGAGCATGAAGCTGGTGAAGTTTAAGAAGGGCGAGAGCGTGGGGTTGAGACTCGCTGGCGGGAATGACGTTGGGATATTTGTGGCAGGAGTTTTGGAGGACAGTCCTGCTGCTAAAGAGGGCCTGGAGGAGGGAGACCAGATTCTCAGG GTAAACAATGTGGATTTTGCAAACATCATTCGTGAGGAGGCAGTGCTGTTTCTGCTGGACCTGCCCAAAGGAGAGGAGGTCACCATCCTGGCCCAGAAAAAGAAAGATG TATACAGACGCATTGTAGAGTCTGACGTAGGTGACTCGTTCTACATCAGGACCCATTTTGAGTACGAGAAGGAGTCACCCTACGGCCTGAGCTTCAATAAGGGGGAGGTCTTCAGAGTGGTTGACACCCTTTACAACGGCAAACTGGGCTCTTGGCTCGCCATCCGCATCGGCAAGAACCACCAGGAAGTGGAGCGGGGCATCATCCCCAACAAGAATAG GGCTGAACAGCTATCGAGTGTCCAATACACTCTCCCAAAGACTCCAGGAGGGGATCGGGCTGACTTCTGGAGGTTCAGAGGCCTCCGTAGCTCCAAACGCAACCTGAGGAAGAGCAGAGATGACCTCTCTGCTCAGCCCGTCCAAACAAAGTTCCCCGCTTATGAAAGAGTGGTGCTTCGAGAAG CTGGTTTCTTGAGGCCAGTGGTCATTTTCGGGCCTATTGCGGATGTTGCAAGAGAGAAACTGTCCAGAGAGGAGTCTGATGTCTTTGAACTTGCAA AGAGTGAACCCAGAGATGCAGGCACAGACCAGCGCAGCTCTGGAATCATACGTCTCCATACCATTAAACAGATCATTGACCGA GAGAAGCATGCAGTGCTGGACATCACCCCCAACGCAGTGGATCGTCTGAATTATGCTCAGTGGTACCCCATTGTGGTGTTCCTGAATCCCGACAGCAAGCAGGGTGTCAAGAACATGAGGACAAGGCTATGTCCTGAGTCCAGGAAGAGCGCCCGGAAGCTGTATGAGCGTGCTCTCAAACTGAGAAAGAACAACCATCACCTCTTCACCA CCACCATCAACTTAAACAACATGAACGATGGGTGGTACGGTGCTTTGAAAGAGACCATCCAGCAGCAGCAGAACCAGTTGGTCTGGGTCTCAGAGGGCAAG GCAGATGGCGCTCCTGACGATGACCTTGACATCCACGATGACCGCCTCTCCTACCTCTCCGCACCAGGCAGTGAGTACAGCATGTACAGCACCGACAGCCGCCACACTTCTGACTATGAGGACACCGATACAGAGGGCGGGGCTTACACTGACCAGGAGCTGGATGAAACCATGAACGATGAGGTGGGCCTGCCCAGTGAGCCTGCCATCACACGCTCGTCCGAACCAGTCCGAGAGGACCTGCCGGTCATCCAGGATGCAGCTGGGTACCCAAGATACCAGCATACTGTGCCACAATTGGAGTCGGTTAACAGCATTGACCCAGCCGGGTTTAAGATGGCAGCGCCTCAGCAG CAAGCTGAGGCTGCTCTGGCCTCGTCGCCCCCTCCCTCTGCAGAGGCAGCAGCACCCCCTGCTGTCCAACCTACTGCGCCACTAGCGGGTACGGACCCAGAGGAGCCGTCTGTCACCCCTAAGGCCGACTCCCTTAACAGCCCTGTCCCTGTTCCCGACCCCCAGCCCGAACCTGAGCTCACTCAGCCCCCAACACATGACCCCCACCATTTGCTTCCTCCTGGCCCAGATCCAAAG ATGTATAAAAAGGATCTGTACAGCATGGATGAGCCGGCGCGAGTGAACCACAGTGTGAAGCCTCCCCCTCCCCAGCAGCCTTTAGCCCCCCCCACCTCACTGTCCTACAGCCACCAGCCTGTCTACCAGGACCAGCAGCCATACCGCCAGTACGAGCACCCGCCTTATGGCTACGACGGTGGTGGCTACGCACAACCAAAGCCTCATAATTATGACCCACACCTGCACTACGACAATCGTGTGTCTCACTACAACAAGCAGAAGCCTCCTTATGACCAGCAGCAGACTTCATCCCATCCACCGCCCGTGTCCGGCTACCCTCAGGCCCACCAGCCTCTTCCTCCCCCCCAACTGGGGTACGACCGCCGCTCTCCATACGAGGACGGCCCAACCAGGGATTTCAGCCCCCCTCAGTCCCAGTACGATGGCGTGTCACCAATGAGCTACGATAACCGCCTGCGTCACGCTAAACCCACCCTAGCACGCTATGAAGAACCTCCTCCTCCACCCCCTTCAGTCTCCTACGACACAGGTCCTTCCTTTGAGTCCAATCCACATGGTTTTCCAGGCAATGTGCATTGCTCCCCTGATCCTCCCAAGAAGTATTACGGTGATGCTGCAATTAGAGCCTTGTACAACCCTGGAGCACCGAACCGAATGTATAAACCAGCGCCACACGAGCCTGTGATGAACTCTGAACCTCCCGCTTCTCCTCCCAAACCCGAACCCGTCTTGTCTTCAGGAGATCCACCTCACCCTGCAGCTCCCAAACCATTGCCGCCTCCACCCAGGGATGATGACAATGATGAAGACCCTGCCATGAAGCCCCAGTCTGTGCTCAACAGGGTCAAACTGTTTGAGAACAAGCGCTCTGTGTCCGTAGACCGAGCCAAGGATACGTCGGAGGTAGCGGGAATCAGG CCCACAGATCTCCCAAAACCTGTGAGCACACCGGGTCCTGTGCTTAAAGCCAACTCTCTCAGCAACCTGGAGCAGGAGAAACCCTCTTACAG AGCCCCAGAGCTCCAGAAAGCTCAGCCGCGTGTAGGGGATGACGTGGTCCGCTCCAACCACTATGAACCAGATGAAGAGTATTACAGGAAGCAGTTGTCGTATTTTGACCGCCGCAGCTTTGACAACAAGGCCCTGAATCAGCCCAACACGGCAATCAATCGCTTCCATGAGCCACCCAAACCTCCTCAGCCCCAGATCGCATATCCTTTCGCCAG GACGGAGTCTGTGGATAAGGTGAGTCCTGTGGACAAGAGGTACGAGCCCCTGCCGCCCATCAACCCGTCACCTGCTCCATACAGCCAGCCCACGCATGCTGCTCCAGCCACATCCCTGCCCAGACTCAGCAACATCCAGG TGAACTCACTGCCAGATCCTCACAGCTCTCCCAAAGCCAAACCAGACCCGTCAACTCTCAGAGCTCCCACCCGGGACGACCCCATCCAGACCAGCTACCAGCCCCCCAAGACTTCTGTCAACGGCACGGACGCCCCTCCCAAAACGTTAGGCGTCCCTACCAGCTACAACCGCTACGTCCCCAAGCCTTACACCCGTTCCGCCCGACCCTTCGAGCGCAAGTTCGAGAGCCCCAAATTCAACCACAACCTGCTTCCCAACGACACGCAGTCCAAACCCAGTCTGAACAACAACCTGAAACCTCAAATCTCGCCCCAGCCCCAGGAAACCGACAGCGGGGTCGACACTTTCACACGCACCATGGAGAACAAGCCCAAAAATCAGCACAACAACATCAACACCCTTCCCAAGCCCGTTCCCATCAG CCCCAGTGCACtggatgatgaagatgaggaagatgagggacACACGGTGGTTGCCACAGCGCGGGGCATCTTTAATTGTAACGGTGGAGTGTTGAGCTCCATTGAAACAGGAGTCAGTATCATTATCCCTCAAGGAGCGATTCCAGATAGTGTGGAGCAGGAGATCTACTTCAAAGTGTGCCGGGACAACAGCATCCTGCCCCCTCTGGACAAGGAGAAAG GTGAGACTCTGCTCAGTCCTCTGGTGATGTGCGGCCCTCACGGTCTGAAGTTCCTGAAGCCCGTGGAACTGCGTCTACCACACT GTGACCCCAAATGCTGGCAAAACAAGTGTCTACCAGGAGACCCCAATTACCTGGTGGGCGCCAACTGTGTGTCCGTGCTGATCGACCACTTCTGA
- the LOC132133042 gene encoding tight junction protein ZO-1-like isoform X9 encodes MSARAASNKSAAMDETVIWEQHTVSLHRAPGFGFGIAISGGRDNPHFQSGETSIVISDVLKGGPAEGLLQENDRVVMVNAVSMDNVDHAYAVQQLRKSGKNAKITIRRKKKVQVPMGRPGERETMSEHEEDDDSYEDEIYEAQSGPSAYSGGGATGRRSGRGDRLGGRRDRDRERSGSRERSLSPHSDRHSVSSNLPPRPAKVTLVKSRKNQAEYGLRLASHIFVKDISPESLAARDGSIQEGDVVLKINGTVTENLSLIDAKKLIERSKGKLKMVVHRDERATLLNIPDVDDSIPSANASDRDDISDIHSVASDHSDRPYERKRSSRSRSPDRRSEPSDHFRHSPPQISNGRAAGPTSQRTRPVHRSRDEDRISKAGPLPLPAKMVEEMTKEQTSAREEKQLPPLPEPKPVYAQPGQPDVDLPVSPADAPVPSVTHDDSILRPSMKLVKFKKGESVGLRLAGGNDVGIFVAGVLEDSPAAKEGLEEGDQILRVNNVDFANIIREEAVLFLLDLPKGEEVTILAQKKKDVYRRIVESDVGDSFYIRTHFEYEKESPYGLSFNKGEVFRVVDTLYNGKLGSWLAIRIGKNHQEVERGIIPNKNRAEQLSSVQYTLPKTPGGDRADFWRFRGLRSSKRNLRKSRDDLSAQPVQTKFPAYERVVLREAGFLRPVVIFGPIADVAREKLSREESDVFELAKSEPRDAGTDQRSSGIIRLHTIKQIIDREKHAVLDITPNAVDRLNYAQWYPIVVFLNPDSKQGVKNMRTRLCPESRKSARKLYERALKLRKNNHHLFTTTINLNNMNDGWYGALKETIQQQQNQLVWVSEGKADGAPDDDLDIHDDRLSYLSAPGSEYSMYSTDSRHTSDYEDTDTEGGAYTDQELDETMNDEVGLPSEPAITRSSEPVREDLPVIQDAAGYPRYQHTVPQLESVNSIDPAGFKMAAPQQQAEAALASSPPPSAEAAAPPAVQPTAPLAGTDPEEPSVTPKADSLNSPVPVPDPQPEPELTQPPTHDPHHLLPPGPDPKMYKKDLYSMDEPARVNHSVKPPPPQQPLAPPTSLSYSHQPVYQDQQPYRQYEHPPYGYDGGGYAQPKPHNYDPHLHYDNRVSHYNKQKPPYDQQQTSSHPPPVSGYPQAHQPLPPPQLGYDRRSPYEDGPTRDFSPPQSQYDGVSPMSYDNRLRHAKPTLARYEEPPPPPPSVSYDTGPSFESNPHGFPGNVHCSPDPPKKYYGDAAIRALYNPGAPNRMYKPAPHEPVMNSEPPASPPKPEPVLSSGDPPHPAAPKPLPPPPRDDDNDEDPAMKPQSVLNRVKLFENKRSVSVDRAKDTSEVAGIRPTDLPKPVSTPGPVLKANSLSNLEQEKPSYRAPELQKAQPRVGDDVVRSNHYEPDEEYYRKQLSYFDRRSFDNKALNQPNTAINRFHEPPKPPQPQIAYPFARTESVDKVSPVDKRYEPLPPINPSPAPYSQPTHAAPATSLPRLSNIQVNSLPDPHSSPKAKPDPSTLRAPTRDDPIQTSYQPPKTSVNGTDAPPKTLGVPTSYNRYVPKPYTRSARPFERKFESPKFNHNLLPNDTQSKPSLNNNLKPQISPQPQETDSGVDTFTRTMENKPKNQHNNINTLPKPVPISPSALDDEDEEDEGHTVVATARGIFNCNGGVLSSIETGVSIIIPQGAIPDSVEQEIYFKVCRDNSILPPLDKEKGETLLSPLVMCGPHGLKFLKPVELRLPHCASMTPDGWSFALKSSDSSSGDPKCWQNKCLPGDPNYLVGANCVSVLIDHF; translated from the exons AGTGCAGCAATGGATGAGACAGTAATATGGGAACAGCACACTGTATCTCTACACAGG GCTCCAGGGTTTGGCTTCGGGATCGCTATCTCAGGCGGGAGGGATAACCCTCACTTTCAGAGCGGGGAGACATCCATCGTCATATCTGATGTGTTGAAAGGAGGCCCAGCCGAGGGCCTGCTGCA GGAGAATGACAGAGTGGTGATGGTTAACGCCGTCTCCATGGATAACGTGGATCACGCATATGCAGTGCAACAACTTCGGAAAAGTGGGAAGAATGCAAAAATA ACCATCAGGAGAAAGAAGAAGGTGCAGGTACCCATGGGGCGCCCGGGTGAACGCGAGACCATGTCAGAGCATGAAGAGGACGACGACAGCTACGAAGACGAGATCTACGAGGCACAGAGCGGGCCCAGTGCCTACAGCGGGGGCGGAGCCACGGGCCGGAGGAGTGGCAGGGGTGACCGGCTGGGCGGGAGGAGGGACCGAGACCGAGAGCGCAGTGGCTCCAGAGAGAGGAGTCTGTCCCCACACTCGGACCGCCACTCTGTGTCCTCCAACCTCCCCCCACGCCCAGCCAAAGTCACCCTCGTCAAGTCCCGCAAAAATCAAG CAGAATACGGGCTTCGCCTGGCCAGCCACATCTTCGTTAAGGACATTTCCCCCGAGAGCCTGGCAGCCCGAGACGGAAGCATACAGGAGGGAGACGTAGTGCTCAAG ATTAATGGCACGGTGACTGAGAATCTGTCTCTGATCGATGCTAAGAAACTAATCGAGAGGTCAAAGGGCAAGCTGAAGATGGTGGTGCATAGAGACGAGAGGGCGACCCTGCTCAATATCCCAGACGTGGATGACAGCATACCTTCAGCTAATGCCTCTGACAGAGATG ATATTTCAGACATCCACTCTGTGGCGTCCGATCATTCCGACCGACCCTACGAGCGGAAGAGGAGCAGCCGCTCTCGTTCTCCGGACCGCCGCTCCGAGCCCTCGGACCACTTTAGACACTCTCCACCACAGATCAGCAATGGCAG GGCCGCAGGGCCGACGTCTCAGAGAACCCGGCCAGT TCACCGAAGCCGTGATGAAGACAGGATCTCAAAGGCTGGGCCGCTTCCTCTGCCTGCTAAGATGGTGGAGGAGATGACGAAAGAGCAGACATCAGCCAGAGAAGAGAAACAGCTCCCCCCTCTACCAG AGCCCAAGCCTGTGTACGCTCAACCCGGCCAGCCTGATGTGGACCTGCCAGTCAGTCCGGCAGACGCCCCAGTGCCCAGCGTCACACATGATGACAGCATCTTACG GCCGAGCATGAAGCTGGTGAAGTTTAAGAAGGGCGAGAGCGTGGGGTTGAGACTCGCTGGCGGGAATGACGTTGGGATATTTGTGGCAGGAGTTTTGGAGGACAGTCCTGCTGCTAAAGAGGGCCTGGAGGAGGGAGACCAGATTCTCAGG GTAAACAATGTGGATTTTGCAAACATCATTCGTGAGGAGGCAGTGCTGTTTCTGCTGGACCTGCCCAAAGGAGAGGAGGTCACCATCCTGGCCCAGAAAAAGAAAGATG TATACAGACGCATTGTAGAGTCTGACGTAGGTGACTCGTTCTACATCAGGACCCATTTTGAGTACGAGAAGGAGTCACCCTACGGCCTGAGCTTCAATAAGGGGGAGGTCTTCAGAGTGGTTGACACCCTTTACAACGGCAAACTGGGCTCTTGGCTCGCCATCCGCATCGGCAAGAACCACCAGGAAGTGGAGCGGGGCATCATCCCCAACAAGAATAG GGCTGAACAGCTATCGAGTGTCCAATACACTCTCCCAAAGACTCCAGGAGGGGATCGGGCTGACTTCTGGAGGTTCAGAGGCCTCCGTAGCTCCAAACGCAACCTGAGGAAGAGCAGAGATGACCTCTCTGCTCAGCCCGTCCAAACAAAGTTCCCCGCTTATGAAAGAGTGGTGCTTCGAGAAG CTGGTTTCTTGAGGCCAGTGGTCATTTTCGGGCCTATTGCGGATGTTGCAAGAGAGAAACTGTCCAGAGAGGAGTCTGATGTCTTTGAACTTGCAA AGAGTGAACCCAGAGATGCAGGCACAGACCAGCGCAGCTCTGGAATCATACGTCTCCATACCATTAAACAGATCATTGACCGA GAGAAGCATGCAGTGCTGGACATCACCCCCAACGCAGTGGATCGTCTGAATTATGCTCAGTGGTACCCCATTGTGGTGTTCCTGAATCCCGACAGCAAGCAGGGTGTCAAGAACATGAGGACAAGGCTATGTCCTGAGTCCAGGAAGAGCGCCCGGAAGCTGTATGAGCGTGCTCTCAAACTGAGAAAGAACAACCATCACCTCTTCACCA CCACCATCAACTTAAACAACATGAACGATGGGTGGTACGGTGCTTTGAAAGAGACCATCCAGCAGCAGCAGAACCAGTTGGTCTGGGTCTCAGAGGGCAAG GCAGATGGCGCTCCTGACGATGACCTTGACATCCACGATGACCGCCTCTCCTACCTCTCCGCACCAGGCAGTGAGTACAGCATGTACAGCACCGACAGCCGCCACACTTCTGACTATGAGGACACCGATACAGAGGGCGGGGCTTACACTGACCAGGAGCTGGATGAAACCATGAACGATGAGGTGGGCCTGCCCAGTGAGCCTGCCATCACACGCTCGTCCGAACCAGTCCGAGAGGACCTGCCGGTCATCCAGGATGCAGCTGGGTACCCAAGATACCAGCATACTGTGCCACAATTGGAGTCGGTTAACAGCATTGACCCAGCCGGGTTTAAGATGGCAGCGCCTCAGCAG CAAGCTGAGGCTGCTCTGGCCTCGTCGCCCCCTCCCTCTGCAGAGGCAGCAGCACCCCCTGCTGTCCAACCTACTGCGCCACTAGCGGGTACGGACCCAGAGGAGCCGTCTGTCACCCCTAAGGCCGACTCCCTTAACAGCCCTGTCCCTGTTCCCGACCCCCAGCCCGAACCTGAGCTCACTCAGCCCCCAACACATGACCCCCACCATTTGCTTCCTCCTGGCCCAGATCCAAAG ATGTATAAAAAGGATCTGTACAGCATGGATGAGCCGGCGCGAGTGAACCACAGTGTGAAGCCTCCCCCTCCCCAGCAGCCTTTAGCCCCCCCCACCTCACTGTCCTACAGCCACCAGCCTGTCTACCAGGACCAGCAGCCATACCGCCAGTACGAGCACCCGCCTTATGGCTACGACGGTGGTGGCTACGCACAACCAAAGCCTCATAATTATGACCCACACCTGCACTACGACAATCGTGTGTCTCACTACAACAAGCAGAAGCCTCCTTATGACCAGCAGCAGACTTCATCCCATCCACCGCCCGTGTCCGGCTACCCTCAGGCCCACCAGCCTCTTCCTCCCCCCCAACTGGGGTACGACCGCCGCTCTCCATACGAGGACGGCCCAACCAGGGATTTCAGCCCCCCTCAGTCCCAGTACGATGGCGTGTCACCAATGAGCTACGATAACCGCCTGCGTCACGCTAAACCCACCCTAGCACGCTATGAAGAACCTCCTCCTCCACCCCCTTCAGTCTCCTACGACACAGGTCCTTCCTTTGAGTCCAATCCACATGGTTTTCCAGGCAATGTGCATTGCTCCCCTGATCCTCCCAAGAAGTATTACGGTGATGCTGCAATTAGAGCCTTGTACAACCCTGGAGCACCGAACCGAATGTATAAACCAGCGCCACACGAGCCTGTGATGAACTCTGAACCTCCCGCTTCTCCTCCCAAACCCGAACCCGTCTTGTCTTCAGGAGATCCACCTCACCCTGCAGCTCCCAAACCATTGCCGCCTCCACCCAGGGATGATGACAATGATGAAGACCCTGCCATGAAGCCCCAGTCTGTGCTCAACAGGGTCAAACTGTTTGAGAACAAGCGCTCTGTGTCCGTAGACCGAGCCAAGGATACGTCGGAGGTAGCGGGAATCAGG CCCACAGATCTCCCAAAACCTGTGAGCACACCGGGTCCTGTGCTTAAAGCCAACTCTCTCAGCAACCTGGAGCAGGAGAAACCCTCTTACAG AGCCCCAGAGCTCCAGAAAGCTCAGCCGCGTGTAGGGGATGACGTGGTCCGCTCCAACCACTATGAACCAGATGAAGAGTATTACAGGAAGCAGTTGTCGTATTTTGACCGCCGCAGCTTTGACAACAAGGCCCTGAATCAGCCCAACACGGCAATCAATCGCTTCCATGAGCCACCCAAACCTCCTCAGCCCCAGATCGCATATCCTTTCGCCAG GACGGAGTCTGTGGATAAGGTGAGTCCTGTGGACAAGAGGTACGAGCCCCTGCCGCCCATCAACCCGTCACCTGCTCCATACAGCCAGCCCACGCATGCTGCTCCAGCCACATCCCTGCCCAGACTCAGCAACATCCAGG TGAACTCACTGCCAGATCCTCACAGCTCTCCCAAAGCCAAACCAGACCCGTCAACTCTCAGAGCTCCCACCCGGGACGACCCCATCCAGACCAGCTACCAGCCCCCCAAGACTTCTGTCAACGGCACGGACGCCCCTCCCAAAACGTTAGGCGTCCCTACCAGCTACAACCGCTACGTCCCCAAGCCTTACACCCGTTCCGCCCGACCCTTCGAGCGCAAGTTCGAGAGCCCCAAATTCAACCACAACCTGCTTCCCAACGACACGCAGTCCAAACCCAGTCTGAACAACAACCTGAAACCTCAAATCTCGCCCCAGCCCCAGGAAACCGACAGCGGGGTCGACACTTTCACACGCACCATGGAGAACAAGCCCAAAAATCAGCACAACAACATCAACACCCTTCCCAAGCCCGTTCCCATCAG CCCCAGTGCACtggatgatgaagatgaggaagatgagggacACACGGTGGTTGCCACAGCGCGGGGCATCTTTAATTGTAACGGTGGAGTGTTGAGCTCCATTGAAACAGGAGTCAGTATCATTATCCCTCAAGGAGCGATTCCAGATAGTGTGGAGCAGGAGATCTACTTCAAAGTGTGCCGGGACAACAGCATCCTGCCCCCTCTGGACAAGGAGAAAG GTGAGACTCTGCTCAGTCCTCTGGTGATGTGCGGCCCTCACGGTCTGAAGTTCCTGAAGCCCGTGGAACTGCGTCTACCACACTGTGCGTCTATGACCCCTGATGGTTGGTCTTTTGCTCTAAAATCCTCCGACTCCTCGTCGG GTGACCCCAAATGCTGGCAAAACAAGTGTCTACCAGGAGACCCCAATTACCTGGTGGGCGCCAACTGTGTGTCCGTGCTGATCGACCACTTCTGA